One genomic segment of Pseudomonadota bacterium includes these proteins:
- the rdgB gene encoding RdgB/HAM1 family non-canonical purine NTP pyrophosphatase, producing the protein MEVQRVVLASGNAGKLREFSELLAASGLVPVRQSDFGVVPPPETGGTFLENALIKARNAARITRLPAIADDSGIEVDALGGAPGVYSARYAGEDASDADNLSKLLGALAGLPDAKRTARYRCVIVYVNQAEDSHPLIAAGTWEGRIIDARRGSNGFGYDPSFVPAGDTRTVAEIPQDEKNLASHRGQAMRAFLAQLGARTRP; encoded by the coding sequence ATGGAAGTGCAACGCGTCGTGCTCGCCAGCGGCAATGCCGGCAAGTTGCGCGAGTTCTCGGAGTTGTTAGCCGCCAGCGGCCTTGTCCCGGTTCGTCAGTCGGATTTCGGCGTCGTGCCGCCGCCTGAAACGGGCGGCACTTTCCTCGAAAACGCGCTCATCAAGGCCCGCAACGCGGCGCGTATCACCAGACTTCCCGCGATCGCCGACGACTCGGGCATCGAGGTCGACGCGCTGGGCGGCGCGCCCGGTGTGTATTCCGCGCGTTATGCCGGCGAGGACGCCAGTGACGCGGACAATCTGTCGAAGTTGTTAGGCGCGTTGGCGGGGCTGCCCGATGCGAAACGCACCGCTCGCTACCGCTGCGTGATCGTCTACGTGAACCAGGCGGAAGACTCGCACCCGCTCATCGCCGCGGGAACCTGGGAAGGCCGGATCATCGACGCGCGCCGCGGCAGCAACGGATTCGGCTACGACCCGTCATTCGTGCCCGCGGGCGACACGCGCACCGTGGCCGAAATACCGCAGGACGAGAAGAATCTGGCCAGTCATCGCGGGCAGGCGATGCGCGCATTCCTGGCGCAACTTGGCGCGCGGACGCGCCCGTGA
- the hemW gene encoding radical SAM family heme chaperone HemW produces MKAPPLALYAHFPWCVQKCPYCDFNSYTLRDELPEQRYLDALLRDFDAQVPAVAERALSSIFLGGGTPSLFSPASIGRLITHARSRLGFAGAAEVTLEANPGTIERGRFAEYRAAGVTRVSLGAQSFDARQLKLLGRIHSADETRRAAEELHAAGLSNFNLDLMYALPGQTGEEAEADLRAALALEPAHLSQYHLTIEPGTLFAAAPPVQPADDIVDDMLDRSLNTLMQAGFEQYEVSGYARAGRRCEHNLNYWTFGDYLGIGAGAHGKITDPDLGQIVRTQRMREPRRYLAEEPDSLMRKPIAVRDLPFEFAMNGFRLVEGFSDELFESRTGLRGTVLEEALGGLVGRGLVQRQPGRWAATSKGFRFLNDILVELLPAAGPVAAP; encoded by the coding sequence GTGAAAGCACCGCCGCTCGCCTTGTATGCGCACTTCCCGTGGTGCGTGCAGAAGTGCCCCTACTGCGATTTCAATTCGTACACGCTGCGCGACGAATTGCCCGAACAGCGTTACCTCGATGCGCTGCTGCGCGATTTCGACGCGCAAGTGCCGGCCGTCGCGGAACGCGCGCTCAGCAGCATTTTCCTCGGAGGCGGCACGCCCAGTCTGTTTTCACCGGCGTCGATCGGACGTTTGATCACACACGCCAGGTCTCGGCTTGGGTTTGCCGGCGCCGCCGAGGTCACGCTGGAGGCCAATCCGGGCACCATCGAGCGCGGCCGCTTCGCGGAGTACCGCGCCGCCGGTGTCACGCGGGTTTCGCTCGGTGCCCAGAGTTTCGACGCGCGGCAGCTCAAGTTGTTAGGCCGCATCCATTCGGCCGACGAAACACGGCGCGCGGCGGAAGAACTGCATGCCGCGGGCCTGTCGAATTTCAATCTCGATCTCATGTACGCGTTGCCCGGGCAGACGGGGGAGGAAGCGGAAGCAGATCTGCGCGCGGCGCTCGCGCTCGAACCTGCGCATCTGTCGCAATATCACCTGACGATCGAGCCCGGTACCTTGTTCGCGGCGGCGCCGCCAGTGCAGCCGGCCGACGATATCGTCGACGACATGCTGGATCGTTCCTTGAACACGCTCATGCAGGCGGGGTTCGAGCAATACGAAGTGTCCGGCTATGCGCGCGCGGGCAGGCGCTGCGAACACAATCTCAACTACTGGACGTTCGGCGACTACCTCGGCATCGGCGCCGGCGCTCACGGCAAGATCACCGATCCAGATCTGGGTCAGATCGTGCGAACGCAGCGGATGCGAGAGCCGCGCCGCTACCTTGCCGAGGAGCCGGACTCGCTGATGCGTAAACCGATCGCAGTCCGCGACTTGCCGTTCGAGTTCGCGATGAATGGCTTCCGCCTCGTGGAAGGCTTTTCGGACGAGCTGTTCGAAAGCCGGACCGGACTTCGCGGCACGGTTCTGGAGGAAGCGCTCGGCGGTCTGGTCGGTCGCGGCCTCGTTCAAAGACAGCCGGGCCGATGGGCTGCCACCTCCAAAGGCTTCCGATTTCTCAACGACATACTGGTCGAACTGTTGCCAGCGGCAGGGCCCGTAGCAGCGCCGTGA
- the rpmE gene encoding 50S ribosomal protein L31: MKADTHPEYAEINVTCTCGNAFKTRSTLGHDLQVEVCSNCHPFYTGKQKIVDTAGRVDKFRKKYAAASTR, encoded by the coding sequence ATGAAAGCCGATACGCATCCTGAATACGCCGAAATCAACGTGACCTGCACGTGCGGCAACGCGTTCAAGACGCGCTCGACTCTGGGACACGATCTGCAGGTCGAAGTCTGCTCGAACTGCCATCCGTTCTATACGGGCAAGCAGAAGATCGTCGACACCGCCGGCCGCGTCGACAAATTCCGCAAGAAATACGCCGCGGCATCCACGCGCTGA
- a CDS encoding M48 family metalloprotease, whose amino-acid sequence MKRSVHALFVVTASCVLALGCVSNPSTGGKSVGVGGMEGEKKTVQKNHQEIVKALGLYDDQATQEYVNVVGQRVALVSDLPNEEFKFFVIDDEAINAFTTGCCNVYVNRGLLLNLNSEAELAGVLGHEIGHVTARHPARRQARGVAASLGAMAAAILTGSNAIGQLANIGGQAWMMGYGRENEMEADRLGLKYMVKAGYDPESIGHVFSMFQAGEKFERARAQAEGREPRLYHGVFSSHPSPDERAVQAAKGSANIKTEPPGGWIERHDEYLTTINGIAYGSSKAQGIVRDNRFYHADMGITVAFPKGWTIENQRDRLLAYTPKKDALIQILIDRKPDKQAPREFLLSKLQGASVFKGEPITTSEGNEGYTIVTRNGSPIDNGPARWAAVYRGNSVFLTAGASRSALNGVPEIDGIVLSVAETLRGLRPAEFPLAEPYRLKVVKATEQTKLSDYAADMPEDKFKKETLELINAMYPNKKPKPGQLFKIVE is encoded by the coding sequence ATGAAGCGCTCTGTTCATGCCCTGTTCGTCGTAACGGCGTCCTGCGTCCTGGCTTTGGGTTGCGTGAGCAATCCGTCCACCGGTGGCAAGAGCGTCGGCGTCGGCGGCATGGAAGGCGAAAAGAAGACGGTCCAGAAGAATCACCAGGAAATCGTCAAGGCGCTGGGTCTGTACGACGATCAGGCCACGCAGGAATACGTGAACGTGGTGGGGCAACGCGTCGCCCTCGTGAGCGATCTGCCCAACGAGGAATTCAAATTCTTCGTCATCGACGACGAGGCGATCAACGCATTCACGACCGGATGCTGCAACGTCTACGTCAATCGCGGCCTGCTGCTGAACCTCAATTCAGAAGCGGAGCTCGCCGGTGTGCTCGGGCACGAGATCGGTCACGTCACCGCGCGTCATCCCGCCCGTCGCCAGGCGCGCGGTGTTGCCGCCTCGCTCGGTGCGATGGCTGCAGCGATCCTCACCGGTTCGAACGCCATCGGTCAGCTGGCCAACATCGGCGGGCAGGCCTGGATGATGGGATACGGGCGGGAAAACGAGATGGAAGCCGATCGGCTTGGTCTCAAGTACATGGTGAAGGCCGGGTACGATCCCGAATCGATCGGCCACGTCTTCTCGATGTTTCAGGCCGGCGAGAAATTCGAGCGCGCGCGTGCGCAGGCCGAGGGCCGGGAGCCGCGCCTCTATCACGGCGTTTTCTCGAGCCACCCGAGTCCTGATGAGCGCGCCGTCCAGGCGGCGAAGGGCTCCGCGAACATCAAGACAGAGCCGCCGGGCGGATGGATCGAGCGGCACGACGAGTATCTGACCACCATCAACGGAATCGCCTACGGCTCGAGCAAGGCGCAAGGCATCGTGCGTGACAACCGTTTCTATCACGCCGACATGGGCATTACCGTCGCCTTCCCGAAAGGCTGGACCATCGAAAATCAGCGGGATCGCCTGCTTGCGTACACTCCGAAGAAGGACGCGCTCATTCAGATACTGATCGACAGGAAGCCGGACAAGCAGGCACCGCGCGAATTTCTTTTGAGCAAGTTGCAGGGCGCGTCGGTATTCAAGGGCGAGCCGATCACAACGAGCGAAGGGAACGAGGGCTACACCATCGTGACCCGCAATGGATCTCCAATCGACAACGGTCCGGCGCGCTGGGCGGCGGTGTATCGCGGCAACAGTGTGTTCTTGACGGCGGGCGCGAGCCGCTCGGCCTTGAATGGAGTGCCGGAGATTGATGGGATCGTCTTGTCGGTAGCCGAAACGCTGCGCGGTCTGCGTCCCGCGGAATTTCCGCTCGCGGAGCCGTATCGCCTGAAAGTCGTGAAGGCCACCGAGCAGACCAAGTTGTCCGACTACGCGGCCGACATGCCAGAGGACAAGTTCAAGAAGGAAACGCTCGAGCTCATCAACGCGATGTACCCGAACAAGAAGCCCAAGCCGGGTCAGTTGTTCAAGATCGTCGAGTAG
- a CDS encoding citrate synthase, translating into MSDKKLELLDPATGKKAVLPVRFGTIGPSVVDIAPMVKEFGAFTYDPGYGATAAVESKITYIDGDAGVLMHRGYAIEQLAEKSSFIEVCYLLLNGNLPTRPELDEFTHSIRNHTMINESLLRFFGGFHHNAHPMAMVSAVVASMSAFYHDSMDIHNPRHREIFAHRIVAKLPTIAAAAYKHSLGQPFVYPRNDLDYCSNMLHMFFAVPCEKYNVDPVAAEALDLLFILHADHEQNASTSTVRLAGSTGANPYAAISAGVSALWGPAHGGANEAVLQMLEEIGTADQIPKYLAMAKDKSSHFRLMGFGHRVYKNFDPRAKIIRDMCHKVLKKLGKQDNPLLELAQRLEEAALKDEYFVARKLYPNVDFYSGIIYSALGIPRSMFTVMFAIARTVGWVAHWQEMISDPAMRIGRPRQLYTGPTLRQYQDIGTR; encoded by the coding sequence ATGTCCGATAAGAAACTCGAGCTTCTCGATCCCGCCACCGGCAAGAAAGCCGTGTTGCCCGTGCGCTTCGGCACGATTGGTCCCTCCGTCGTCGACATCGCGCCGATGGTCAAGGAATTCGGCGCCTTCACCTACGACCCGGGCTACGGCGCCACCGCCGCAGTCGAGAGCAAGATCACCTATATCGATGGCGATGCGGGCGTCCTCATGCATCGCGGTTATGCGATCGAGCAGCTCGCCGAGAAGAGCTCTTTCATCGAGGTCTGCTATCTACTGCTGAACGGCAATCTGCCGACCCGGCCCGAACTGGACGAGTTCACGCACAGCATTCGCAATCACACGATGATCAACGAGTCGCTGCTGCGCTTCTTCGGTGGTTTCCACCACAATGCGCATCCGATGGCGATGGTGTCCGCCGTGGTCGCGTCGATGTCGGCGTTCTATCACGACTCGATGGACATCCATAACCCGCGGCACCGCGAGATCTTCGCGCACCGCATCGTCGCGAAATTGCCGACGATTGCCGCGGCGGCTTACAAACATTCGCTCGGCCAGCCGTTCGTGTACCCGCGCAACGATCTCGACTACTGCTCGAACATGCTGCACATGTTCTTCGCGGTGCCCTGCGAGAAATACAACGTCGATCCGGTCGCGGCCGAAGCGCTCGATCTGCTGTTCATCCTGCACGCCGATCACGAGCAGAACGCGAGTACTTCGACGGTGCGGCTGGCCGGCTCGACCGGCGCAAACCCCTACGCGGCGATTTCCGCCGGCGTGTCCGCGCTCTGGGGGCCCGCGCATGGCGGCGCCAACGAGGCCGTGCTGCAGATGCTCGAGGAAATCGGCACTGCCGATCAGATTCCGAAATACCTCGCGATGGCCAAGGACAAATCCAGTCACTTCCGTCTCATGGGTTTCGGCCACCGCGTCTACAAGAACTTCGATCCGCGCGCCAAGATCATCCGCGACATGTGCCACAAGGTGCTGAAGAAGCTGGGCAAGCAGGACAATCCGCTGCTCGAGTTGGCTCAGCGCCTCGAAGAGGCGGCGCTCAAGGACGAATACTTCGTCGCACGCAAGCTCTATCCCAATGTCGATTTCTACTCGGGCATCATCTATTCGGCGCTCGGCATTCCGCGCTCCATGTTCACGGTGATGTTCGCGATCGCGCGCACCGTGGGCTGGGTGGCGCACTGGCAGGAGATGATTTCCGACCCTGCCATGCGGATCGGCCGGCCGCGTCAGCTCTATACGGGCCCGACGCTGCGTCAGTACCAGGACATCGGCACGCGTTAG
- a CDS encoding PBP1A family penicillin-binding protein — MKPNYFRLFVQAVLGVTAFTLAVAYAFVCSYVYLEPTLPTVAAMKNNELAVPLRVYTRSGDLIAQIGEQRRNPVKYDQIPLIVRQAFIAAEDDRFFEHHGFDWQGILRTLFVNATSGELQGASTITMQAARSAFFTQEQTVRRKLQEVFVTYRLEREFTKPEILALYLNVIFFGQRSYGVASAAETYFGKPLDQLTLGEAATLARVPQWPSRYNPITNPTGAAERRGYVLRRMRELGFIDPAAAEAASHEVVRAEAHRALADVEAPYVAEMVRLEIIKRFGAAAQDAGYKVYTTLDGRLQTAADRALRIGLIDYDRRQGWRGAINKVELSGNETAEALELLLDEYGSVGILQPALVKNVGEKQAQVFIKGAGDSTIEWPGMSWAKRRLDGSPLGPDPKTAGEILARGDVVYVVREKADAPAALAQIPEAESALVALDPNNGAILSLVGGFDYFDKTLGKFNRVTMAHRQPGSGFKPFMYAAAMAGNYTPSSVILDAPIILDDSNLEEVWRPENSGGGFRGPLRLREALVQSRNLVSIRLLKEMGVKPVIDYVQNFGFTKQQLPTNLTLALGSMPATPLEVARGFAVFANGGYRVEPFYIDRIEGPGGQIVFSAEPKTVCADCVQPIVTVSDAERAKQADVSATYVPPTPLAGPRRTEPVEQAITPQVSFLMNDIMREVITRGTGRRALALGRSDLRGKTGTTNLNFDTWFNGFNDNIVASVWVGLDEPGPLGAGEEGARTAVPIWVDFMREALRGVPEKARTIPEGIVEMKVNAATGGTRNADADPLFEYFRADMLPTEEGYIGSESVGPQDIDPSSPNTPQGGADPIF, encoded by the coding sequence GTGAAGCCAAACTACTTTCGATTGTTCGTGCAGGCGGTCTTGGGTGTGACGGCGTTCACACTTGCAGTCGCCTATGCCTTCGTCTGCAGCTACGTGTACCTGGAACCGACGCTCCCCACCGTCGCTGCGATGAAAAACAACGAGCTCGCGGTGCCATTGCGGGTCTATACCCGCTCCGGCGACCTGATCGCCCAGATCGGCGAACAGCGCCGCAACCCGGTCAAATACGACCAGATCCCCCTGATCGTGCGCCAGGCTTTCATCGCGGCGGAGGACGACCGGTTCTTCGAGCACCACGGCTTCGATTGGCAGGGCATCCTGCGCACCTTGTTCGTCAACGCGACCTCGGGCGAATTGCAGGGCGCCAGCACCATCACCATGCAGGCGGCGCGCAGCGCGTTTTTCACGCAGGAACAGACCGTGCGCCGCAAGTTGCAGGAGGTGTTCGTCACCTATCGCCTCGAGCGCGAATTCACCAAGCCGGAAATCCTCGCGCTGTATCTCAACGTGATTTTCTTCGGTCAACGCTCCTATGGCGTGGCGTCGGCGGCGGAAACCTATTTCGGCAAGCCGCTCGATCAACTCACGCTCGGCGAGGCGGCAACACTCGCGCGCGTGCCGCAGTGGCCTTCCCGGTACAACCCGATCACGAATCCGACCGGCGCCGCCGAACGCCGCGGCTACGTGCTGCGCCGCATGCGCGAACTCGGCTTCATCGACCCGGCCGCCGCCGAGGCTGCCTCGCACGAAGTAGTTAGAGCGGAAGCGCACCGTGCGCTCGCCGACGTCGAGGCGCCCTACGTCGCCGAGATGGTTCGCCTCGAGATCATCAAACGCTTCGGCGCGGCGGCGCAGGACGCGGGTTACAAGGTCTACACCACGCTCGATGGCCGGCTGCAGACCGCCGCGGATCGCGCGCTGCGGATCGGGCTGATCGACTACGACCGCAGACAGGGCTGGCGCGGCGCCATCAATAAGGTCGAGCTTTCGGGCAACGAAACTGCCGAAGCGCTGGAATTACTGCTCGATGAGTACGGCAGCGTCGGAATCCTGCAACCCGCGCTCGTCAAGAACGTGGGTGAGAAGCAGGCCCAGGTGTTCATCAAGGGTGCGGGCGACTCAACGATTGAATGGCCCGGCATGTCGTGGGCGAAACGACGGCTGGATGGCAGCCCGCTCGGGCCGGACCCCAAGACGGCCGGTGAAATTCTGGCGCGCGGTGACGTGGTGTACGTCGTTCGCGAGAAGGCCGATGCGCCCGCCGCCCTCGCGCAGATACCGGAGGCCGAGAGTGCGCTGGTCGCACTCGATCCGAACAACGGTGCGATCCTCTCGCTGGTCGGCGGGTTCGATTACTTCGACAAGACCCTGGGCAAATTCAACCGCGTAACGATGGCGCACCGGCAACCTGGCTCGGGTTTCAAGCCGTTCATGTACGCCGCCGCGATGGCGGGCAACTACACACCATCGTCGGTGATCCTCGATGCGCCGATCATTCTCGACGACAGCAATCTCGAAGAGGTGTGGCGTCCGGAAAATTCCGGCGGTGGGTTTCGCGGGCCCTTGCGGCTGCGCGAGGCGCTCGTTCAATCTCGCAACCTCGTATCGATTCGGCTGCTCAAGGAGATGGGCGTCAAGCCGGTCATCGACTACGTGCAGAATTTCGGTTTCACGAAGCAGCAGTTGCCCACCAACCTGACGTTGGCTCTCGGCAGCATGCCGGCGACTCCGCTGGAGGTTGCGCGCGGCTTTGCCGTGTTCGCCAACGGCGGGTACCGCGTCGAGCCGTTCTATATAGATCGCATCGAGGGTCCTGGTGGTCAGATCGTCTTCAGCGCGGAGCCGAAGACGGTATGCGCGGACTGCGTCCAACCCATCGTCACCGTGAGCGACGCCGAGCGCGCGAAACAGGCCGACGTCAGCGCGACTTACGTGCCGCCCACGCCGCTGGCCGGCCCGCGCCGCACTGAGCCCGTCGAACAGGCCATCACGCCGCAGGTATCGTTCCTCATGAACGACATCATGCGCGAGGTGATCACCCGCGGAACCGGACGCCGCGCACTCGCGCTCGGTCGCTCGGATCTGCGCGGCAAGACCGGAACGACCAACCTGAATTTCGACACCTGGTTCAATGGCTTCAATGACAACATCGTGGCGAGTGTTTGGGTTGGCCTCGACGAACCCGGGCCGCTCGGCGCCGGCGAAGAAGGCGCGCGCACCGCGGTGCCGATCTGGGTCGATTTCATGCGCGAAGCTCTGCGCGGCGTGCCCGAGAAAGCGCGCACGATTCCCGAGGGAATCGTCGAGATGAAGGTGAACGCGGCAACCGGCGGAACCAGGAATGCGGATGCAGATCCCTTGTTCGAATACTTCCGCGCCGACATGTTGCCGACGGAGGAGGGTTATATCGGCAGCGAATCCGTCGGCCCGCAGGACATCGATCCGAGTTCCCCCAACACCCCGCAAGGCGGAGCTGACCCGATCTTCTGA
- a CDS encoding pilus assembly protein PilM: MLFLTRKYRPVLGLDITTSSVKLIELVMSGGSYRVESYAAEPTPQNAMNEKAIVDAEAVGEAIRRAVKRSGAGAKEVAIAISGDAAITKVIQMPRSLRERDLEAQVEMQADQYIPFPMDEVSYDFEVLGPSEKDPETNDVLLVATRTENVEQRQAAVNAAGLTAKIVDVEAFALENACKLMTHQMPDGGIDRTIAVVDFGASSTTFSVLRNLKVVYTRDFAFGGQQLTEEIMRTYGLSMEEAGRAKKEGGLPGNFQAEVLDPFIDDMTQQVSRSLQFYLASGSGRDQPEKILICGGCANISGVSDVISSRVGISAEKGDPLGQMKLSSRAKAQAVARDATALLTACGLALRSFD, translated from the coding sequence GTGCTGTTCTTAACGCGCAAGTATCGTCCCGTACTCGGGCTTGACATAACGACATCGTCGGTCAAGTTGATCGAGCTCGTGATGAGTGGTGGTTCGTATCGCGTCGAATCGTACGCAGCCGAACCAACACCGCAGAACGCGATGAACGAAAAGGCGATCGTCGACGCAGAAGCCGTCGGTGAGGCCATTCGTCGTGCCGTCAAACGCTCTGGCGCCGGTGCCAAGGAAGTCGCCATCGCGATCTCCGGTGACGCCGCGATCACCAAGGTGATCCAGATGCCGCGCAGTCTGCGCGAGCGCGATCTCGAAGCTCAGGTCGAGATGCAGGCCGATCAATACATTCCATTCCCGATGGACGAAGTCAGCTACGACTTCGAGGTGTTAGGCCCATCCGAGAAAGATCCCGAAACCAACGACGTGTTGTTAGTCGCGACGCGTACGGAAAACGTCGAGCAGCGCCAGGCCGCGGTGAATGCCGCCGGTCTCACGGCCAAGATCGTCGACGTCGAAGCTTTCGCCCTGGAAAACGCCTGCAAACTGATGACGCATCAGATGCCCGATGGCGGCATCGATCGCACCATCGCAGTCGTCGACTTCGGCGCGAGCAGCACCACGTTCAGCGTGTTGCGCAATCTCAAGGTTGTTTACACGCGTGACTTCGCGTTCGGCGGGCAGCAGCTCACCGAAGAAATCATGCGTACTTATGGCCTCTCGATGGAAGAAGCCGGCCGCGCCAAGAAAGAAGGCGGGTTGCCCGGTAATTTCCAGGCCGAAGTGCTCGATCCGTTCATCGACGACATGACGCAGCAGGTCAGTCGCTCGCTGCAGTTCTATCTGGCTTCAGGTTCGGGGCGCGATCAGCCCGAGAAGATCCTCATCTGCGGTGGCTGCGCCAACATCTCCGGCGTGTCCGACGTGATCTCGAGCCGCGTCGGTATCTCCGCAGAGAAGGGCGACCCGCTGGGCCAGATGAAACTTTCCTCCCGCGCCAAGGCGCAGGCGGTGGCCCGTGACGCGACCGCGCTGCTCACGGCCTGCGGACTCGCACTGCGGAGCTTCGACTAA
- a CDS encoding PilN domain-containing protein, which translates to MPRINLLPWRDEQRKERKLRFLVWLGGAAIGACLTAFVGYLLMDSMVSAQDARNQTLKTEIAELDKQIEKINSLEADKARFIARMDVIEKLQRSRPEIVHIFDEIAKQLPDGVYLTGITQTGSRLKFEGVAQSSTRVSAFMRNIDGSSYLKNPELEVVRTEKSATTGASFVLYADQSGAPAEPEADPNKPKRRIASAGGN; encoded by the coding sequence ATGCCTCGCATAAACCTACTTCCCTGGCGCGACGAACAACGCAAGGAGCGCAAGCTCCGCTTTCTCGTCTGGCTCGGCGGCGCGGCCATTGGTGCCTGCCTCACCGCGTTCGTCGGCTATCTGCTGATGGATTCGATGGTCAGTGCCCAGGACGCGCGCAATCAGACTCTCAAGACCGAAATCGCCGAGCTCGACAAGCAGATCGAAAAGATCAACAGCCTCGAGGCTGACAAGGCGCGATTCATCGCGCGTATGGACGTCATCGAGAAGCTGCAGCGCTCGCGTCCCGAAATCGTGCACATCTTCGACGAGATCGCCAAGCAGTTGCCCGATGGCGTCTATCTGACGGGCATCACGCAGACCGGAAGCCGCTTGAAGTTCGAAGGCGTCGCGCAGTCTTCGACGCGCGTATCCGCCTTCATGCGCAATATCGACGGATCGAGTTATCTCAAGAACCCCGAGCTCGAAGTCGTGCGCACCGAAAAGAGTGCGACGACCGGCGCCAGCTTTGTGTTGTATGCCGATCAATCGGGCGCTCCGGCCGAGCCGGAAGCCGATCCGAACAAACCCAAGCGGCGCATCGCGTCCGCGGGGGGCAACTAA
- a CDS encoding type 4a pilus biogenesis protein PilO translates to MSILDDLKSLDPNDPGRWPLPVRAGTVALCFVILSAALFYFFVWSDQKPRLDQAATEEQELRNVFKTKHSKAVNLAVYQQQLADIERSFGALLRQLPGRTEVPNLLVDISQVGVGAGLEEKLFQPSAEVKKDFYAELPIKIRLTGSYHQMGEFVSGIAALPRIVTLGDLTIKPETKDAYDVLSFELTAKTYRYLDDAEVAAEKGKTSPTRPTG, encoded by the coding sequence ATGAGCATTCTCGACGATCTCAAATCACTCGATCCCAACGACCCGGGCCGCTGGCCGCTGCCGGTGCGCGCGGGGACCGTGGCGTTGTGCTTCGTGATTCTGTCGGCCGCGCTGTTCTACTTCTTTGTGTGGAGCGACCAGAAGCCGCGCCTCGATCAGGCGGCGACCGAAGAACAGGAACTGCGCAACGTCTTCAAGACCAAGCACTCGAAGGCCGTGAATCTTGCGGTCTATCAGCAGCAGCTCGCGGACATCGAGCGTTCGTTCGGCGCGTTACTGCGCCAGCTGCCCGGTCGCACCGAAGTGCCGAACCTGTTGGTCGACATTTCGCAGGTCGGCGTGGGCGCCGGCCTCGAAGAGAAACTCTTCCAGCCCTCCGCAGAGGTCAAGAAGGACTTCTACGCGGAACTGCCGATCAAGATCAGGCTGACCGGGTCCTATCACCAGATGGGTGAATTCGTCAGTGGCATCGCGGCGCTGCCGCGCATCGTCACGCTCGGCGACCTGACGATCAAACCGGAGACCAAGGACGCCTACGACGTCCTGTCATTCGAGTTGACGGCGAAGACCTACCGCTACCTTGACGACGCCGAAGTTGCCGCGGAGAAGGGCAAGACTTCGCCGACTCGGCCGACCGGTTAA
- a CDS encoding pilus assembly protein PilP translates to MFSKQKNSWLVVSALLLAASALSGCSSRDEELDQFIADTKKEPGGRVEPLPELKPYETYGYESASMRSPFMPGGSGGGAAGSLRPDQRRNREFLEQFSLDTLRMVGTLRLADRTYGLIKTKDGLVHRVLPGNYLGQADGRVTEISPSKISVVEIVPDGLGGYMERPASLGLNN, encoded by the coding sequence ATGTTTTCGAAACAGAAGAACAGTTGGCTTGTTGTCAGCGCCTTGTTGCTTGCCGCGAGCGCTCTTTCGGGATGCTCGAGCAGGGACGAAGAACTCGATCAGTTCATCGCCGACACCAAAAAAGAGCCCGGCGGCCGCGTCGAGCCGCTACCGGAACTCAAGCCCTATGAGACTTACGGGTATGAGTCCGCGAGCATGCGCTCGCCGTTCATGCCTGGCGGCTCGGGTGGAGGAGCCGCAGGTTCTCTGCGTCCCGACCAGCGCCGCAATCGCGAATTCCTCGAGCAATTTTCGCTCGATACGCTGCGAATGGTGGGCACGTTGCGCCTGGCTGATCGCACCTACGGTTTGATCAAAACGAAAGACGGCCTCGTACATCGCGTGCTCCCGGGCAACTACCTGGGGCAGGCCGACGGCAGGGTCACCGAGATATCGCCTTCGAAGATTAGTGTCGTGGAAATCGTTCCGGACGGACTTGGCGGCTACATGGAACGGCCTGCCTCGCTCGGCTTGAACAATTGA